CGGATGTCGTATTTATGGCCGTCAGGCAGAGCGCCATACTTTGCCTTGATTTCGTCTGTCAGCTTGTTGACCTCCTGGGAGGCCGCCTCTCTGACCTTCTCCTCCGTTTTGCGGGCATCCGGCGTGATGTAAAAATGCATGTTATAGCCCTCGAGCGGAGAGGCCATCGCGGGAACAATGTGAAGGAAGGTTACGTCCGCCCCCAGCCTCTGCGCGTAATGATAGCCGTTAAAGGCCGCCTCACGGCCGACGGGGCTGAAATCCACTGCGATCAACATTTTCATAATAAACTATTCCCTCCTCTGTCTTATTTTTGCGTTTCTATTATAATCTTTTATTGGTGCTTTGCATTGATTGATATTATCGATAAAAATGGCGGAGGATTGGTCAGTTGAAATACATATTTGATGTTGCGTTTCTTCCCAGCGAGGTTTTGAAGGAGCATGATGTGCGGGTAGTCGTCGACCTCCTGCGCGCGACCACACAGATCACTACCTTTTTCGACGGCGGCGGCAATGTGCTCGTTCCGCTGAGAGACGTGGATGAGGCGTTCAGGATGAAAGAACGGCTTGGCGAGGAATGGAAGATCATGGGAGAACGCGGCGGCCTGCCGGCTCCGGGCTTTGATTTCGGAAATTCACCGCTTGAGCTGCTTGACGCCGGCGTTCCGGAATTTGCGATCATCACCACCTCAAACGGGACGCGCGCGCTGATGCGTGCCGCCGACGGCTGCGGGCGCGTGCTCGCGGGCTGCGCGCGCAACGCGGAGGCGGTCTGCTGGGACGCCATTTGTTCGGGGAAAAATATCGGGATCGTCTGCGCCGGACGCAACGGCGAATTTTCGCTTGAGGATACGGTCTGCGCGGGGATGCTGGTGGAGAAACTGCTGGCACTCGCCCCCGCTAACGGCGCGGAAGAGATGGAGCTCACCGACGGCGCGATGTCGGCGATGGCGCTCTGGCACA
The window above is part of the Cloacibacillus evryensis DSM 19522 genome. Proteins encoded here:
- a CDS encoding 2-phosphosulfolactate phosphatase; translation: MKYIFDVAFLPSEVLKEHDVRVVVDLLRATTQITTFFDGGGNVLVPLRDVDEAFRMKERLGEEWKIMGERGGLPAPGFDFGNSPLELLDAGVPEFAIITTSNGTRALMRAADGCGRVLAGCARNAEAVCWDAICSGKNIGIVCAGRNGEFSLEDTVCAGMLVEKLLALAPANGAEEMELTDGAMSAMALWHSFGPDITAVCQESTHGKILSGLGFDNDLFFCGEVDASSTVPVLKDVDGVPALVGR
- a CDS encoding universal stress protein; translation: MKMLIAVDFSPVGREAAFNGYHYAQRLGADVTFLHIVPAMASPLEGYNMHFYITPDARKTEEKVREAASQEVNKLTDEIKAKYGALPDGHKYDIRVNVADNPGSEIVRVADSDRYDIIVIGNKGYTTLERVILGSTALKVVNQAKCSVFLYRHM